The following DNA comes from Geobacter sp..
ATGGCCTTGGCTTCGGGGTAGCGGCCCGCCAGGTCGAGGATCGCCTTGTAGAGCTTTTTCTCGCCGCCGAAGATGACGTCGTTTTCCAGCATCTCGGTGGTGAAGCCCCGGCGGTAGAGCTGGGAGCCGGACGAGCGTGCTCCCCGGTTGTCCCACGAGTTGCCGGCGCAGGCGATTGGGCCATGCACCAGGTGGATGACGTCGGTGATCGGCATCAGTACCACGCGGGCGCCGTCGTAGGCGCAACTCCGCTCGGTACCTTCTCCGGGCTCCGACTTCTTGCAGAATTTGGGGGCGCCCTTTTCCTGGGTGTCGCATTCGGGGGCGTCGTAGTAATCGGGTCTGGCCATGGTTTCCACCTTTCCGGACGGTGCGGTGCTGCAGCACGCATAAAAAAACGCCAACCCGTTCATGGAATGGTTGGCGTCGTTGCCAAGGGGGTTCAGCGGATGTTTCTCGTAAAGCATGCTGTGTGCCAAGCCATATTATACTGATATGTAAGTCTTTATTGCTATTGTACGATTGTGCGGGTGCCCTTTGCCGGTCATCTGCCGTTTTTTTGTGCAGTTTCGCTGCGGGATATCCCTGGCTGAAGGAGCTGTGAGGCGGGAAGTTTCCCTCCGTCGCGCCTTGTCAAACGGGCAACTATTGATAAAATCGAGACACACGACAGTTTTCGCACTATTTCCATATAACGAATGACCGTTACCGGCCATGAATCAGGGAGTCATGATGGACCTGCCGGTGCCAGACATTGCCAGACTGGGGAGCGATACTCTCCGCACTATCGTCGAGAACATGCCGATCGCCGCGGTATTCATCGATGGGGAGCGTGTCTATCTGAACAGGGCCGCAGAGGAGCTTACCGGTTACGAGCGGCAGGAGATCGGTCTCCAGGACGAATGGTACCACCGGATCTTTCCCGATGGGCACGAAGCGGCCCGCGCCCTTTTCGAAGACGACCGTGCCGCCGGTTTCCCGGTTCTCCGCGAACTGGTGATCCGCCGGAAGGACGGCAGCACGAGGACTGTCGAGTTTGCGGCAACCGGTTCCGGACTGACCATCTGCATCATGCACGATATCACCGAACGAAAACAGATGGAGAGGTCACTGCGGGAGAGCGAGGAACGTTACCGGCTCTTCTCCGCCCTGACCTCGGATTATGTCTATTCCTGCAGCCGCCGTGGCAACGATCCCTACCGTGTTGTGTGGCTGGGGGGGGCCATCGAGACGATTACCGGCTATACCCCGGAGGAGATTGCCGCCAAAGGGTGCTGGCTGCAGATCGTCTATCCCGACGATGTGGCACGGATCAGCGAGGGATTGATGCGACTTGCCCCCTGCGATACCCATGCGGCCGAATTCAGGATAGTCAGGAAGGACGGCACGGTCCGCTGGGTCCACGAGGTCTGCCGGTGCCTGGAAGGGGGGAGGCCGGACGAACTGATCCTGTTCGGGACGTCGCAGGATATAACCTTGCGCAGGCAGCAGGATCGCGATATCAAGATCCTTAACGAAAACCTCGAACACCTGGTGACAGAGCGCACCCTCGAACTGGGAAGGATCAACGAGGAACTGGCCAGTTTTTCCTATGCAGTGACGCACGAACTGCGAGCACCGATCGCACGCCTGATCGGATTCAGCAAAGCCTTGACCGATGAGACTCTTTCTGCCGGCGAGGCCCGTTTCCTGGCCGAACGGATCAGTGTGGCCAGCGGGCAGTTGCAGGGGGTGGTCGATGCAATACTGATGCTGAGCAGGTTGTCCAAGGTCGAACTGTCGCTGCAGCCGGTGGACCTGAGCGGGATAGTGCGGCAGAAGATTGCCTGCAAACTGGCTGAGCATCCGGACCGGCAGGTTGCACTGGCTATAGCTCCCGATGTCGTTGCGGTTGCCGATCCTGCATTGATCGAGGTCTGTATCGAAAACCTGGTCGGCAATGCCCTCAAGTATACCGGCCAGACGACCGGGACGCGGATCGAGTTCGGTGTTACCGAACAGCATGGCCAACGGGTCTTTTTCGTCCGGGACAATGGGGCGGGGTTCGACATGGACTTTGCAGAGAAGCTCTTTGTCCCTTTCCAGCGGCTGCACCGGGAGGACGAATTCCCCGGCATGGGGATCGGCCTCGCCACGGTGGAGAGGATTATCGACCGTCATCATGGCAGGATCTGGGCAAAGGCCTCTGTTGGCGGGGGCGCTACGTTTTATTTTACCCTGGGAGATTCCTGATGACCCGGACTGACCGGAGATGACGTGATGATGCAGCAGAGTTTCGTAATCCAGATGTTCCGGTACCTGGAACGGCAGAAGAAGGGGACCATCCTCGCCATTGCCGTTGTCCTGACGCTGGTGATGTCAATTGTAGATGTGCGGGTTGGCACCGACTACTCTCTGGCCCTGTTCTATCTCATTCCCATCAGCATTATGGCCTGGTTTTTCGAGACCCTGTACGCGCTCATGTTCTCGATCATCTGTGCCTTTGCCTGGTTCTATGCCAACGACATCTATACACGGGATCACGTGTTGTGGGTGATGTTGACCAACATCGGCTATTACCTGTCGTTTTCGGTCATCGTCTCCAGGATCAGGGTGCTGTACGACCACCAGCTCTTCAGCGCCAAAAGGGACCAACTGACCGGCATTCTCAACGTGACCACCTTTAATGAATACGTGACGAACGACATCGCTCTCATGAACCGGGGCAAGGAGTGGTTCTCCCTGGTCTACCTGGGGCTGGAAGGGTTCAAGGAGGTCAACAGGTCCAAAGGGTACGTGGCCGGCGATACCCTGCTTGCGGCAATGGTATCGGCCATCTCCGCTCAACTGCGAAAGACCGACAAGTTCGCTCGGCTCGGCGGGGCGGAATTCGTCCTGTTTCTCCCCTCGACGAACATCAGCGCGGCCAACGATGCCGTCAGCAAGATTAAGAATGCGATCGCCTCGGTGAACAGAGGGGAAGAGCATGCCATTTCGTACAATATCGGCGTGGTTTCGTGTCTGATGCCGAACATGACGCTGGAAAAGCTTGTGGCTCGGGCGAAGAAGCTCTATACCGAAGCCAGGGGCAAGGGCAAGGGGGGGGTCGCCTGTGGGATCGTCCAGTAACGCGGTGTCTGCGGTGCGCCGTTCCTGCCCGTTCTACCGCGATGACGGGAAGATGCTCAGCCGCTTGCCAAAGCAGCCCACCATGCCATAACCACAATCGCGGCACTTGCAGCCGCCAGCAGCGCATCCAAGCCGCGGCCGGGTCGACCGAATCGGCCGAGCAGGAGTTCGGTCACGAGACCGAGACCGGTGCCGGAGAGCAGGCCGAACAGGTGTGCCCCCAGGTCGGTCCGCTCCCCCTGCGTTCCCAGCAGCGCCAGCAGGGCTAGGGCGGCTGCGACGGGAAGGGGCCAGCGCCTCTGCAGCTGGTGCCGGTTGCGGACCAGGGTGAGCGCCGCCAGGATACCGACGGCGCCGAAAACCACCGTGGAGGCTCCCACCGAACTATGACTGGGGGGGTGAATCCAGGCATTGGCAAGGTTGCCGAGGGCGCCGGAACCAAGGAGAAGGCTCCAGGCAAGGCCCGAGCCGAGTTCGCGGCAGAGCTGGACGGTGAAGATGCCGCCGATTGCCAGGTTGCTGAGCAGGTGCAGCCAGTCGGCGTGGAGGGTAAGGGCTGTTACCAGTCGCCACCACTCACCCGCCCGGATTTTTGCGGCATCGGCACTCCCGAGTGCCAGCCAGTCGATGTGCTGTCTGATGGGGAGCGAGATGTCGAGGAGGGTGATGTTGTGGAAAGCGGCGAGCAGGAGCAGGACCGACAGGGTGGCGAGGGTATTCTCCACCAAGGGGCGGGACGGTGGTGATGGGGGAGGCCAGTTGCTGTTCTCGGCCCAGTAGAGGTGGAGCTCCTCGCGGGCTGCGGCGCTGACGACCGTCGGCACAAGGAGATGCCAGCCCCTGTCGTCTTGTTCGAGCTGGCAGGGGATCGACCGCGACAAAAGGACCAGGGCCAGGCTGTTGGCCTGCGCTTCGCTCAATGCTCCATGGCCGGCTTCCGGTCGGCCCGGGGCGACTTCCTGCCAGACTGTATCGGGTGCGCTGCCTTCGCTGTGCCACTCCATGGGGTAACTATAATCATCATTGTCGCGGTTTGCCAGGGGCTGACGAAATTTGCGGCATAAGCTCCTGGCTGATACAATGTAACATAGTGCAGTAATTCAGGAAACCGGCAGCTGCCATGGGACAGGGAACGATGGAAAACTTTAGGGCGTTGCGCAAATATGTGGTTCCGGAAATCATCTACGGGGTGGATGCCCATCGCCTGACCGGCCAATATGCCGGACGACTCGGTCTCAGCACGGTTCTCGTCGTAAGCGATCCGGGCGTCGAGTCGGTCGGCTGGCTGGGCCGGGTTCTGGACAGT
Coding sequences within:
- a CDS encoding rhomboid family intramembrane serine protease, which gives rise to MEWHSEGSAPDTVWQEVAPGRPEAGHGALSEAQANSLALVLLSRSIPCQLEQDDRGWHLLVPTVVSAAAREELHLYWAENSNWPPPSPPSRPLVENTLATLSVLLLLAAFHNITLLDISLPIRQHIDWLALGSADAAKIRAGEWWRLVTALTLHADWLHLLSNLAIGGIFTVQLCRELGSGLAWSLLLGSGALGNLANAWIHPPSHSSVGASTVVFGAVGILAALTLVRNRHQLQRRWPLPVAAALALLALLGTQGERTDLGAHLFGLLSGTGLGLVTELLLGRFGRPGRGLDALLAAASAAIVVMAWWAALASG
- a CDS encoding diguanylate cyclase, encoding MMMQQSFVIQMFRYLERQKKGTILAIAVVLTLVMSIVDVRVGTDYSLALFYLIPISIMAWFFETLYALMFSIICAFAWFYANDIYTRDHVLWVMLTNIGYYLSFSVIVSRIRVLYDHQLFSAKRDQLTGILNVTTFNEYVTNDIALMNRGKEWFSLVYLGLEGFKEVNRSKGYVAGDTLLAAMVSAISAQLRKTDKFARLGGAEFVLFLPSTNISAANDAVSKIKNAIASVNRGEEHAISYNIGVVSCLMPNMTLEKLVARAKKLYTEARGKGKGGVACGIVQ
- a CDS encoding PAS domain S-box protein, with the protein product MNQGVMMDLPVPDIARLGSDTLRTIVENMPIAAVFIDGERVYLNRAAEELTGYERQEIGLQDEWYHRIFPDGHEAARALFEDDRAAGFPVLRELVIRRKDGSTRTVEFAATGSGLTICIMHDITERKQMERSLRESEERYRLFSALTSDYVYSCSRRGNDPYRVVWLGGAIETITGYTPEEIAAKGCWLQIVYPDDVARISEGLMRLAPCDTHAAEFRIVRKDGTVRWVHEVCRCLEGGRPDELILFGTSQDITLRRQQDRDIKILNENLEHLVTERTLELGRINEELASFSYAVTHELRAPIARLIGFSKALTDETLSAGEARFLAERISVASGQLQGVVDAILMLSRLSKVELSLQPVDLSGIVRQKIACKLAEHPDRQVALAIAPDVVAVADPALIEVCIENLVGNALKYTGQTTGTRIEFGVTEQHGQRVFFVRDNGAGFDMDFAEKLFVPFQRLHREDEFPGMGIGLATVERIIDRHHGRIWAKASVGGGATFYFTLGDS